In Haliaeetus albicilla chromosome 12, bHalAlb1.1, whole genome shotgun sequence, a genomic segment contains:
- the ARPP19 gene encoding cAMP-regulated phosphoprotein 19 isoform X2, whose translation MSAESPEPASAEEQKEMEDKVISPEKVEEAKLKARYPHLGQKPGGSDFLRKRLQKGQKYFDSGDYNMAKAKMKNKQLPTAAPDKTEVTGDHIPTPQDLPQRKPSLVASKLAG comes from the exons ATGTCTGCCGAGAGCCCCGAGCCCGCCTCGGCCGAGGAGCAGAAG GAAATGGAGGATAAGGTGATCAGCCCAGAAAAAGTTGAAGAAGCAAAATTGAAAGCAAGATATCCTCATCTGGGCCAGAAGCCGGGAGGCTCAGACTTCTTGAGGAAGAGGCTTCAAAAAGGA caaaaatactttgattCTGGTGATTACAACATGGCAAAAGCAAAGATGAAGAATAAGCAACTGCCTACTGCAGCTCCTGACAAGACAGAAGTCACTGGTGACCATATTCCTACTCCACAAGATCTTCCACAGCGGAAACCATCTCTTGTTGCTAGCAAGCTGGCTGGCTGA
- the ARPP19 gene encoding cAMP-regulated phosphoprotein 19 isoform X1 yields the protein MIRWLNFRFAVRKFSAINEMEDKVISPEKVEEAKLKARYPHLGQKPGGSDFLRKRLQKGQKYFDSGDYNMAKAKMKNKQLPTAAPDKTEVTGDHIPTPQDLPQRKPSLVASKLAG from the exons ATGATCCGCTGGCTAAACTTTCGTTTCGCTGTTAGAAAATTTTCAGCTATTAAT GAAATGGAGGATAAGGTGATCAGCCCAGAAAAAGTTGAAGAAGCAAAATTGAAAGCAAGATATCCTCATCTGGGCCAGAAGCCGGGAGGCTCAGACTTCTTGAGGAAGAGGCTTCAAAAAGGA caaaaatactttgattCTGGTGATTACAACATGGCAAAAGCAAAGATGAAGAATAAGCAACTGCCTACTGCAGCTCCTGACAAGACAGAAGTCACTGGTGACCATATTCCTACTCCACAAGATCTTCCACAGCGGAAACCATCTCTTGTTGCTAGCAAGCTGGCTGGCTGA